A stretch of the Methanomassiliicoccales archaeon genome encodes the following:
- the hypB gene encoding hydrogenase nickel incorporation protein HypB, with the protein MHKIKSIGMEHDVLAENAHLAEHNHERLVAKGIRSVDVMGSIGSGKTAMIIKMATQLKKKGIGVAVIAGDVTGEDDYRRFKEAGIEAYNVNTGKECHLESNLIEHTLDKMDLDGIGFIFIENVGNLVCPADFPLGTDVRMVVISVTEGDDMVRKHPMIFTSSDVAVLNKVDLAGYMEVDVDVLRSDYAKIVGNKPLYLTSVKTGEGIESVMKAIGASK; encoded by the coding sequence GTGCACAAGATCAAGAGCATCGGCATGGAACACGACGTGCTGGCGGAGAATGCCCACCTGGCGGAGCACAATCATGAGAGGCTGGTTGCCAAGGGCATCCGGTCGGTCGATGTTATGGGTTCGATCGGTTCCGGAAAGACGGCCATGATCATCAAGATGGCCACTCAGCTTAAGAAGAAGGGGATCGGGGTGGCGGTCATCGCCGGTGATGTGACCGGAGAGGATGATTACAGGCGGTTCAAAGAGGCAGGGATCGAGGCTTACAACGTCAACACCGGCAAGGAGTGCCATCTCGAGTCGAATTTGATAGAGCATACGTTGGACAAGATGGATCTGGACGGGATCGGTTTCATTTTCATCGAGAACGTCGGAAATCTGGTCTGCCCGGCCGATTTCCCGCTGGGAACGGATGTGAGGATGGTCGTCATATCGGTCACTGAGGGCGACGATATGGTGCGAAAGCATCCGATGATCTTCACCTCATCGGACGTGGCGGTGCTGAACAAGGTCGACCTGGCGGGTTATATGGAGGTCGATGTTGATGTGCTCAGATCGGACTATGCCAAGATAGTGGGGAACAAGCCGCTGTACCTCACCAGCGTCAAAACGGGTGAGGGCATTGAATCGGTCATGAAGGCCATCGGCGCCTCCAAATGA
- a CDS encoding CARDB domain-containing protein — MVVCMIVAATLVLPVQGATDTTIVATVSGPNVVNLGGVTQYTITVQGGPASETNGTYACKVTMTGFAATNATLINSGSSSSSSGVFKFNLTTPQVLGDLTINVFASSTNLDGTVTTYNNDTKFNVKVIAPVVFSVTIKNTGNMTVTDLPVYFYVDYASNKDPIHVASVTVNALSTKVVKYNWTTTSLGAGSHELRVDIDPNGTFVGFEEGGKVMTTTFFYNQAGFGTTNALLYVALIVLIIAVYLVYRRPMPRKKK, encoded by the coding sequence ATGGTAGTGTGCATGATCGTGGCGGCAACGCTTGTGCTGCCGGTACAGGGCGCGACCGACACAACGATCGTGGCGACCGTAAGCGGTCCGAACGTGGTCAATCTGGGAGGGGTTACCCAGTATACGATCACCGTTCAGGGGGGCCCAGCCTCCGAAACGAACGGCACATATGCCTGCAAGGTGACCATGACCGGTTTCGCGGCGACCAACGCCACGCTGATCAACAGCGGGTCCAGTTCATCGAGCAGCGGGGTCTTCAAGTTCAACCTGACCACCCCGCAGGTGCTCGGCGACCTGACCATCAACGTGTTCGCCTCATCCACCAACTTGGACGGGACCGTTACCACGTACAACAATGACACGAAGTTCAACGTGAAGGTCATTGCCCCGGTGGTGTTCAGCGTCACGATCAAGAACACCGGTAATATGACGGTCACCGACCTTCCGGTGTACTTCTATGTTGACTACGCGAGCAACAAGGACCCGATCCACGTGGCCAGCGTGACGGTCAATGCGTTGTCGACGAAGGTGGTCAAATACAATTGGACCACCACCAGCCTGGGCGCGGGGTCCCACGAATTGAGGGTGGACATCGATCCGAACGGGACGTTCGTAGGGTTCGAAGAAGGAGGCAAGGTCATGACGACCACTTTCTTCTATAACCAGGCCGGCTTTGGAACGACCAATGCCCTGCTCTACGTCGCGTTGATCGTGTTGATCATCGCGGTGTACCTGGTCTATCGCAGGCCGATGCCGCGCAAGAAGAAGTGA
- the purD gene encoding phosphoribosylamine--glycine ligase translates to MRILVVGGGGREHAIVKALERGGSEIYSAMRNHNPGIARSSKEIVLVRETDTQKVTEFAVRSKVELAVIGPEAPLEVGLVDLLESEGIRCVGPTKAAARIETSKSFAREVMSRHRVPGNLDFHSFDDAKEAKAFVKDMDMEVAVKPVGLTGGKGVKVQGEHLRTKTEVCQYIDEIFEKHIGGAGVVLEEKAIGEEFTLQSFCDGRDIAPMPLVQDHKRAFEGDEGPNTGGMGSYSDADHLLPFVHRDEHEKAVEIVRKMIGAMRSEGCPYKGVLYSQFMLTRDGPKVIEYNARFGDPEAMNVLTILSSDFPSICQGIAEGHLNRVRVDFLKKATVCKYVVPQGYGMESKAGLPISVDEAAIEREGARLYYAMVDDVNGKVLTTSSRAVGVVGVDDSLEKAEQACERALRFVKGEAIYVRHDIGKSNIVQRRKDHMDSLRT, encoded by the coding sequence ATGAGAATCCTGGTGGTAGGAGGGGGCGGCAGGGAGCACGCCATCGTCAAGGCGCTCGAGAGGGGCGGTTCTGAGATATATTCCGCGATGAGGAACCACAATCCCGGGATCGCCAGGTCCAGCAAGGAGATCGTCCTTGTCAGGGAGACGGACACGCAAAAGGTGACAGAGTTCGCCGTCCGTTCCAAGGTAGAGCTGGCGGTCATAGGGCCCGAAGCGCCCTTGGAGGTGGGTCTCGTGGACCTGCTTGAATCGGAAGGCATCCGTTGTGTGGGGCCGACCAAGGCCGCGGCCCGGATCGAGACCTCCAAGAGCTTTGCCCGGGAGGTCATGAGCAGGCACCGGGTTCCCGGGAACCTGGATTTCCATTCATTTGATGACGCGAAAGAGGCGAAGGCCTTCGTCAAGGACATGGACATGGAGGTCGCGGTGAAACCTGTGGGCCTCACTGGAGGAAAGGGCGTCAAGGTCCAAGGGGAGCACCTGAGGACCAAGACCGAGGTCTGTCAATACATAGACGAGATCTTCGAAAAGCACATCGGGGGGGCCGGGGTCGTCCTTGAGGAAAAGGCGATCGGAGAGGAGTTCACACTTCAGTCGTTCTGTGACGGGCGTGACATCGCTCCCATGCCGTTGGTGCAGGACCACAAAAGGGCTTTTGAAGGGGACGAAGGACCTAACACCGGGGGCATGGGATCCTACTCGGACGCCGACCATCTGCTACCGTTCGTCCACCGGGATGAGCATGAGAAAGCGGTGGAGATCGTCAGGAAGATGATCGGGGCGATGCGCAGTGAAGGCTGCCCGTATAAAGGGGTCCTATACTCCCAGTTCATGCTGACCAGGGACGGGCCTAAGGTCATAGAGTACAATGCCAGGTTCGGGGACCCGGAGGCAATGAACGTCCTGACCATTCTGTCATCCGATTTCCCCAGCATATGCCAAGGCATAGCCGAGGGCCACCTGAACCGGGTCAGGGTGGATTTCCTGAAGAAGGCCACGGTCTGCAAGTATGTGGTGCCACAAGGCTATGGCATGGAATCGAAGGCGGGACTGCCGATATCTGTGGACGAGGCGGCGATCGAGAGGGAGGGTGCCCGCCTATACTATGCCATGGTGGATGATGTCAACGGCAAGGTCCTCACCACATCGTCACGGGCGGTCGGCGTCGTCGGTGTCGATGACTCACTGGAGAAGGCCGAACAGGCCTGTGAGAGGGCGTTGAGGTTCGTCAAGGGAGAAGCGATCTACGTGAGGCACGACATCGGCAAGAGCAACATCGTCCAGAGACGGAAGGATCACATGGACTCCCTCAGAACATAA
- a CDS encoding right-handed parallel beta-helix repeat-containing protein: MIVCAFALLLSASGANAAPTYVYQDVSTDTTWTEAGSPYIVNQTVTVPTGVTLTIGANVAVKVDPGQQIIVNGSLMANGQASKMVTFTKNNSVTMWNGITGNENSVVNLNYANINNETQITIHNTGVFTNSKFANSLFSSIYFQIVSKDGTLTVTNCDFTSTSSGVNHIYGVITVSSDANNIKTINVPISITGSYFGPGLTGSGIMISENVVSRDNSAVTLNSNVMINNNQFNTGARSAVVFSHALDSYDNSTSQVNGDTTINTNRFNSGPAVGYADLVTIHDLVSPLMVHNNIASVTGNLQISNNDMRSVQTYGITAYAQVVAYGEKTSSINVPITISRNNITSAGDGILVQRQMNAYEDSTAAISGAVTLDSNKIFNAVNGAYVSTSAIAAASSKASVMINSDLSFTNNVMTTITGRGLYVYDRMTSAGSKASSFTGSVTATRNTVNEDSGTMIEVDRSGFNSVDGSSLSINGGILITNNLATSCRNLVTINISYLSNGKSTITANGDVTVNDNQAVDALNGGITILFAPNAAANGTTMANVNILSTGNTLQVSNSYAMDIERSLTVTGNSTGTVSGTVSLSGNNIVDEHYVAILARNYVNAYDSSKGTVNGDFSVSGNTVLVNDRTAVTVAIGAYAEVKLAKMTTTASYTGNVLVADNSVTVTNLSLLVSPYNGVYVSYYARGFADVAGSNQGDKWANASLGNVQVLRNTVTLNGNNAGGIEFNPDLTSYATHGGSARAQAGTQSIANNHIIGVGNFLDGVKMNIDNLNAASIDGNATVLSGSITFQANSIDLVGNNSRAVNVYNYFTSDIYAYPHTKGLASLKVDGGLNIVGNSISTKGNENFGVYFNNNAQRTYVKVVDLKARALVDFDINVSNNVLDMKGMDNTGITFVNHNQGVGYWDGNVTLKTGVRVAGNNIVLDANTGVGVNTNVLLTFDPLSFNGHASVNAQVSIADNTVSHGQFGIQVTGSGAGVVLVSGNRVTGTYGSAISMEGSNAIIENNVLSENQGNGISLDNCTTSTHIVIGNNTIDHNANDGLYITDSNSVTLYNGVFQDNVAHGINVPSGSQVKWIIDSAASVKDGDVVFFGAIEIMPFGILTVDSVNSFTVGAADNGLTQLIVDLGGSQIVRNSNMYSYSGNGLFLVYGNLQMTSSVVSEWSELFLGNTSTASITSCTIQGNYKNGIFIDGAKPTISSTTIVASGMDGIFVNDGSEPNIKSCIIMQNERGIYARNSNLDNVVDNIFVLNSVAGIYAEGVVGKIHANIFLLDKNEIFLFNCAVTVEDNEIGYARIVDDVAKYSTLLALVLSYVDTSSLTLKDSPSDLMASSILPASLMPMLLDHVGMYAINSDVTAKGNTYGMLSYAVYAENSTISFGDTVKENLIVLQWLNKNLDSRNITIPTFVYNGIYAINSKLTMNGAAIQCRNDAVFLDDSSAVISKSALNASKFDVYSIHNSTTNITSTTMDGMLKIEDIGSMTWLNQFTVIVKNADGKLVAGAPVTICDAHGKLISSGVTGSNGQYQADVTGWTQNVNGRQVVSDPYWVNATVDGKVISQKVDGSQPQTVSAQAQKSTIDTIMLPLLLVIALIVVVVVIMVVTRIRKV, translated from the coding sequence TTGATCGTCTGCGCATTCGCGCTACTTTTGAGCGCCTCTGGCGCTAATGCCGCACCGACCTATGTCTATCAGGACGTATCTACCGACACTACCTGGACCGAGGCCGGCTCGCCGTATATCGTCAACCAGACAGTAACAGTGCCAACCGGAGTGACGCTCACAATTGGCGCGAATGTTGCAGTCAAGGTCGATCCCGGCCAACAGATAATTGTCAACGGTTCTTTGATGGCCAATGGCCAAGCGTCCAAGATGGTGACCTTCACCAAGAACAACAGCGTAACGATGTGGAATGGGATCACAGGCAACGAGAACTCCGTCGTCAACCTGAACTATGCCAACATAAACAATGAGACCCAGATAACGATCCACAATACCGGGGTCTTCACCAACTCCAAGTTCGCCAACTCTCTGTTCAGCTCCATTTATTTTCAGATCGTTTCAAAGGATGGAACATTGACGGTCACGAACTGTGATTTCACCTCAACCTCGAGCGGCGTTAACCACATCTATGGTGTAATAACCGTTTCTTCGGACGCCAACAACATCAAGACCATCAATGTACCGATCTCGATCACCGGCTCCTATTTCGGACCGGGATTGACCGGTTCGGGAATCATGATCAGTGAGAATGTGGTGTCTCGAGACAATTCCGCTGTAACGCTCAACAGCAACGTGATGATCAACAACAACCAGTTCAATACAGGGGCGCGTTCTGCGGTGGTTTTCTCCCATGCCCTGGATTCCTATGACAACTCTACCTCACAGGTGAACGGGGACACGACAATCAACACCAACCGCTTCAACAGCGGTCCGGCCGTTGGGTACGCCGACCTGGTCACCATCCATGACCTGGTCAGCCCGCTGATGGTTCACAACAACATAGCAAGCGTTACCGGCAACCTTCAAATCTCGAACAACGACATGAGGAGCGTTCAGACCTATGGAATCACCGCATACGCTCAGGTCGTTGCCTATGGAGAAAAGACCTCCAGCATCAATGTCCCGATCACAATATCCAGGAACAACATCACCTCCGCCGGCGACGGGATATTGGTCCAGAGACAGATGAACGCCTACGAGGACTCTACCGCGGCCATCTCAGGAGCGGTGACCCTCGATTCCAACAAGATATTCAATGCGGTCAATGGAGCATACGTCAGCACATCCGCAATCGCGGCGGCCAGCTCCAAAGCCTCGGTCATGATCAACTCAGACCTATCCTTCACGAACAATGTGATGACCACGATCACCGGTCGGGGTCTCTATGTATATGACCGTATGACCTCAGCCGGATCCAAAGCATCCTCGTTCACCGGTTCCGTGACAGCGACCAGGAACACAGTCAATGAAGATTCGGGAACGATGATCGAGGTGGACCGCTCAGGATTCAACTCGGTCGATGGTTCAAGCCTATCCATAAATGGTGGCATATTGATCACGAACAACCTGGCCACATCGTGCCGGAACCTTGTGACGATCAATATCAGCTACCTGTCCAACGGTAAGTCCACGATCACCGCCAACGGCGATGTGACCGTGAACGACAACCAAGCGGTGGATGCCTTGAACGGTGGGATAACCATCCTGTTCGCACCCAACGCAGCCGCCAACGGCACCACAATGGCCAACGTCAACATCCTGTCCACTGGCAACACGCTCCAGGTCTCGAATTCCTATGCGATGGATATAGAAAGGTCCCTAACCGTGACTGGCAACTCCACCGGAACCGTGTCCGGTACGGTCAGCCTTTCTGGCAACAACATCGTCGATGAGCATTACGTGGCCATTTTGGCCAGGAACTACGTCAACGCATATGACAGCTCAAAAGGCACGGTCAATGGGGACTTCAGCGTATCGGGCAACACCGTGTTGGTGAATGACCGAACGGCGGTCACCGTCGCCATCGGCGCCTATGCCGAGGTTAAGCTTGCAAAGATGACCACCACAGCATCCTACACTGGCAACGTCCTGGTCGCCGACAACAGCGTCACGGTGACCAACCTAAGCCTCCTTGTGTCACCGTACAACGGTGTCTATGTGAGCTACTATGCCAGAGGGTTCGCGGACGTCGCCGGTTCAAACCAGGGCGACAAGTGGGCAAATGCCAGCCTGGGCAATGTCCAGGTCCTGCGCAACACCGTCACACTGAACGGCAACAACGCCGGTGGGATCGAGTTCAACCCGGACCTGACCTCCTATGCGACCCATGGCGGCAGCGCTAGGGCGCAGGCCGGGACCCAATCGATCGCCAACAACCACATCATCGGGGTAGGCAACTTCCTCGACGGCGTCAAGATGAACATCGACAATCTGAATGCGGCAAGCATCGATGGTAACGCCACTGTTCTTTCGGGTTCGATCACCTTCCAGGCCAACTCGATCGATCTGGTGGGCAACAACAGCAGGGCCGTCAATGTGTACAACTACTTCACCAGCGACATCTATGCCTACCCTCACACCAAGGGCCTGGCCTCGCTGAAGGTCGATGGCGGCCTCAACATCGTGGGCAACTCCATCTCGACAAAGGGGAATGAGAACTTTGGAGTCTACTTCAACAATAACGCGCAAAGGACATACGTCAAGGTCGTAGACCTTAAGGCTCGCGCGCTCGTGGATTTCGACATCAACGTGTCCAACAATGTGTTGGACATGAAGGGCATGGACAACACCGGGATAACCTTCGTCAACCACAACCAAGGGGTCGGATACTGGGATGGCAATGTTACCCTTAAGACCGGGGTCCGGGTGGCTGGAAACAACATCGTTCTCGATGCCAATACCGGCGTCGGTGTGAACACGAACGTACTCCTGACCTTCGATCCCTTGTCCTTCAACGGTCATGCCTCAGTGAACGCCCAGGTTTCCATAGCCGATAACACCGTGTCCCATGGCCAGTTCGGTATCCAGGTCACCGGGTCAGGGGCCGGAGTGGTCCTTGTGTCCGGCAACAGGGTTACCGGAACCTACGGATCGGCGATCTCCATGGAAGGCAGCAATGCGATCATTGAGAATAACGTGCTCAGCGAGAATCAGGGGAACGGAATAAGCCTGGACAACTGTACCACCTCAACCCATATCGTCATCGGCAACAACACCATCGATCACAATGCCAACGATGGGCTGTACATCACTGACAGCAACTCCGTAACGCTATACAACGGCGTGTTCCAGGACAACGTCGCCCACGGCATCAACGTGCCCTCCGGAAGTCAGGTCAAGTGGATCATCGATTCCGCAGCATCCGTGAAGGACGGCGACGTGGTGTTCTTCGGCGCCATCGAGATCATGCCCTTCGGCATCCTTACAGTGGATTCCGTGAACTCTTTCACCGTTGGCGCGGCCGACAACGGCCTCACCCAGCTGATCGTTGACCTCGGCGGATCTCAGATCGTCAGGAACTCCAATATGTATTCCTACAGCGGCAACGGACTGTTCCTGGTCTATGGCAACCTGCAGATGACCAGTTCAGTGGTGAGCGAGTGGTCCGAGCTATTCCTGGGCAACACGTCGACCGCATCGATAACCTCCTGTACGATCCAGGGAAACTACAAGAACGGCATATTCATCGATGGCGCTAAACCAACCATATCCTCGACCACGATCGTGGCCAGCGGTATGGATGGAATATTCGTCAACGATGGGTCGGAGCCGAACATCAAGAGCTGCATAATAATGCAGAACGAGCGCGGCATCTACGCCAGGAACTCGAACCTGGACAACGTGGTTGACAACATCTTTGTCCTGAACTCCGTGGCCGGCATCTACGCCGAGGGCGTCGTGGGCAAGATCCATGCCAACATATTCCTGTTGGACAAGAACGAGATATTCCTGTTCAACTGCGCAGTGACCGTGGAGGACAACGAGATCGGATATGCCCGCATCGTCGACGATGTGGCCAAGTACTCGACGCTCCTGGCCTTGGTGCTCAGCTATGTGGACACCTCCTCCCTGACCCTGAAGGACAGCCCGAGCGACCTGATGGCCTCATCCATCCTGCCGGCCTCCCTGATGCCGATGCTCCTCGACCACGTGGGTATGTATGCCATCAACTCGGACGTGACGGCCAAGGGCAACACCTATGGAATGCTGAGCTACGCGGTGTATGCGGAGAACTCGACCATATCCTTCGGCGACACGGTCAAGGAGAACCTTATCGTCCTGCAGTGGCTGAACAAGAACCTGGACAGCAGGAACATAACCATACCGACGTTCGTGTACAACGGCATATACGCGATCAACTCCAAGCTGACCATGAACGGAGCGGCCATACAGTGCAGGAACGACGCCGTGTTCCTGGACGACTCCAGTGCGGTCATATCCAAGTCGGCGCTGAACGCTTCGAAGTTCGATGTCTACTCTATCCATAACAGCACGACCAACATCACCTCCACCACCATGGACGGGATGCTGAAGATAGAGGATATAGGCTCAATGACCTGGCTCAACCAGTTCACCGTCATCGTCAAGAACGCCGACGGAAAGCTGGTCGCGGGAGCCCCGGTCACCATCTGTGACGCCCACGGAAAACTGATCTCCAGCGGTGTGACCGGCAGCAATGGCCAGTATCAGGCGGACGTGACCGGATGGACCCAGAATGTGAACGGAAGGCAGGTCGTCTCCGATCCGTATTGGGTGAACGCCACGGTCGACGGTAAGGTCATCTCGCAGAAGGTAGACGGAAGCCAACCACAGACGGTGTCGGCCCAGGCGCAGAAGAGCACGATCGACACGATCATGCTTCCACTGCTCCTGGTCATCGCCCTGATCGTCGTGGTCGTGGTGATCATGGTGGTAACGAGGATCCGCAAGGTCTAA